The genomic interval AAGAGCGCAACTGCCCGAGCAGGGCTTCGGGCAGGGAGGGTGCGGCGGCGGTCACGCAGATGGCGTCGTAAGGGGCCTTGGCGGGATATCCCAGACTGCCGTCGCCCGGAACACCCAGAATGGTGTCGAGGCCCAGTCGTTGCCAGCGGAAGCGGGCCTCTTCGAGCAGGGCGGTGTGTCGTTCCACACTGACCACGCGCGCCGCCAGGCGGGAGAGAATGGCGGCGCCGTATCCGGAACCGGTGCCGATTTCAAGAACGGTCTCACCCCCCTTCAGGTTCAGCAGCTCGGCCATCGCCGCCACCATGTAGGGTTGGGAGATGGTCTGCCCCCAGCCGATCCCCAGCGGGTGATCCCCGTAAGCCAGCGACGGCTCCACGCCGTCCACGAACCACTCCCGGGGCACTTCCTCCATGGCTCTGAGTACACGAGGATCCGCCACGCCACGGGCGCGGATCTGCCGGGCCACCATCTCCAGACGCAGGGCGCGGGTTTCGGGGGGATCGAGAATCATCTCAGGTGGTTGAGGGCGTCTCGTAGGCGTTGCAGGTGCGATTTTTCCAGAGGGGGAAGAGCGGCGGACTCGCACCAACGGGCCAGCGCCGCCGCCGCCTGCACCACTTCCAGAAGCCGGGCGGCTTCGGTGGAGGTGTCGGCCAGGGCGCGGCGGATGCCGGCCACATGGCAGCGACAGGAGGCGTCGGGTACCGGGGTCAGTCCCCCCTGGGCATGGCGGCACAGGTCGGTGTGGTCCCCCTCGCCGTGGGGAACCCGGCGCAACAGGCGCAGGAGCGCGGCTTCNNNNNNNNNNNNNNNNNNNNNNNNNNNNNNNNNNNNNNNNNNNNNNNNNNNNNNNNNNNNNNNNNNNNNNNNNNNNNNNNNNNNNNNNNNNNNNNNNNNNACGGATCCTTTTTCATCTGTCCCAGGGGCCGGGTGAAGGTGAAGGCGGCGGGTTTGCCGACAAACTCCCTCGCGGCTTGGGGCACATCGGTCAAGGTGCCGTTCTCGTTTTCCGCGAAGGGCAGGGTGACCACCAGAGCCGCCGCGCCCGCCACCGTGCCCAACAGGCCCAGAGGCCGGAGAATCAGCACGTCGAAGATCGGGTTGACCTCTTCCACCGTTTCGTCGCGAGGTGGCGGCTGCCAGGCTTCCGCAGCCTGCAGGGCGGTGGTGCCGCTCAACAGGGTGAGGGCCAGCAAACCGGGGAAAAGTCGACAACGCGCCATGATGTTCCTCGTCGCTACAAGGCGATGACGGCGTCCGGATGCAGGGTCAGGCGAGCCAGTTGCCCTTCGAGCGCCACCAGATAATTTTCCCAATGGGAGACCTCCGTCATGTGGGGAAAAGCCTTGGGAAAGGCCGGATCGCCCCAGTGCTGCACCACCCAGGCGGCATGGTGCAGCATGCGCAGGGTGCGCAGGGGTTCCACCAGGTGCAACTCCTCCCGGTTGAAGGGGTATTCCCGGGTATAGCCTTTCAGCAGATGGCTCAAGGTCTGGCCCTGCAGGGCGGCGTCGTCGGGCATCAGGGTCCAGAGATCCTGTATCGCCGGGCCGGTGCCGCAATCGTCGAAGTCCATGAACTGCACCACGGGTCCGTCCAACAGAATGTTGCCGGGATGACAGTCGCCGTGCAGCCGGATCAGGGGTACCTTGCCCACCCGTTCGTAGCCTTTCCGAATGGCGAATCGCACCCGGTTGGTGAGGAGCTGAAACTCCTTGCGCAGGGGTTTGGGCAGCAGCCCCGAGGCATCGATCTCCCGACAGGCGCGGGTGCCCACATGTTTGACGTCGAGAGTGGGGCGATGCTCGAAACGCCGGCGACCGCCAACGGCATGAACCTTTCCCAGGGTGATGCCGATGCGTTCCAGAATGACGGGATCTTCCATGTCCGGATTGCGGCCTCGCAATCGCGGCATGAGGGCGAAGGAGATGTGACCCAGGCGGTGCAGGGTGTTGCCCCGGATATCGGCCAGGGGATGGGCCAGACGCAAGCCTTGTTGGTTCAACTCTTGCATAAAGGCGTGTTCTTCCCGAATGGCCCGCCGGGGCCAGCGTCCGGGACGGTAGAACTTGACCACCAGGGGTGTCTCTTCCTCGATACCGACCTGGTAGACGCGGTTTTCGAAGCTGTTGAGGGGCAACAGGGTGCCATCGCAACGGAAACCCTGACTCTCCACGGCGGCAAGGATCCGATCCGGCTTCAGATCCTTGAACTGCTTTATGGTTATCGCTTTGTTTTTCATTGTTTTTCCGTGGGAGAGAACATTTCGATTGCCAAGTAGCCGATATTCTAGCATAATGCGGCGTTTTCCGTCCGAACTTTTTTCGCTGCCAGTTCCCAAAAGGGTGTCGGCGAGGGAGGAGGAGTTTTCAGAATGCGTAGCGACCGGTACCGGATGATGACCGGCCGTGCGGGATTGTCAGCGTTGATCATGGCAGGGATGCTGTCGGGTGGCTGTGCGGCCACTCTGATTCAAGGATCGGATGCAACGTCCACTCGGGTGGAACAGCCTGCAGGGCCGAATGGAACGACCACGACGCAAGAGGGGGGGCTGAATCTCTCTCTCCGGGAGGCGTCGGGAATCCCCTCCCCCGTCTCGTTCGTCGATTCGGCCCAGGAGCTGGAATGGAGCCGTCAGAAGGATCTTGAACAGGTCTACCTTTCGCGCCTGGCCACCCTCGAAAAACAGGTCAATCGCGCCGGACAGGCGGAAGTCTGTCTGAAGCTGGCGCAGTTTTACGCTTCCCAACTGCGGGACGGAGCCCGGGCGCTGCAATACGGTCAGAAGGCTCTGGACCATGTGGAAGACGCCCGTCTCATCGGCCCCGAAAACGAAAGCGACGCCCATTTCCGTCAGGCCCCGCTGGCGGCCATGGACGAGGGTATGCGGCAGAAACAGGGCGCCCAGGCGGTCGATACCGCCAAGCGCAACTTCTACGACCTCATCGAGCGTATGGCCCTGGTCACTCTGGAACAGACCAGTTTTCTGCTGGGCGACGACGCCAAGGCGGGAGAGTACCGCAAACGACAAAGCGGTACCGGATTGACCGGCAAGGTGCCCTTGCCCCTTCCCAAGCCTCTGGCGCGCAAACCCTCCGCAAAACCCTCACACTCCCCGGACGCCTCCTCCTCCGGAAGCCTTTCCCTCGAAAACGACCGGTCGACTCCCTCGGAGAGCCCCTCGCTGACCACTCTTTCCGAGGTTGACGATGCCCACGGGCTTCGCAACCTTCCGGAGCGCCGTTCCGAAAAGTCGCAGGTGTCGGTTCCCGATTTCACCGCCATCTTCCCCATGGATGCCCGCAAGAGGCATTTCATCTCCTTTTTCGTGCCCTTCATCGAAAAGGAGAACCGGCGTCTGCTGGAGGAGCGCCATCGGGTGCAGATGCTGCAGGCCCGCTACCAGGGAGGGGAGTCGCTCAGCGTGGAGGAGTACCGCTGGCTGGGGGAACGGGCGGAATCCTTCCGGGTGGAATCGACCCTTGCCGAAAACGGGAACGGCTTTTTCCGGGATCTGTTGAGCCGCATCGATCTGGTTCCGGTCTCCCTCATCCTGGCTCAGGGCATCGCCGAATCGGCCTGGGGCACCTCACGCTTCGCCCGTGCCGGGTACAACTATTTCGGACACATGTGCAACACCCCCGGATGCGGCATCGTGCCTCGGGAGCGCCGTCCCGGCAATCGCAACGAAGCCAAGCGGTTCGAAACCCCGGAGGATTCGATTCTGGCCCATATCGAGGCACTCAATACCAAGGAAAGCTACCAGGGGTTCCGGGATTTGCGGGTCAAATTGCGTCAGAAGGGGGGGGAAATCACCGGGGTCGGTATGTTGCCCGGTCTCTCCACCTATGCGGCTACCGGGCATCGCTATCTGCGTTATCTGGAGCAGATTTTCGAGGAGAACACCCTGACCCGGTTCGACAAGCCGCGCCGGGCGGAGAATCAGACCGAAGAAGCGGCCAACAAATAGAACGGATTGCGGCGCACCGTCCGGCGGTGCGCCGATGTGGTTTCAGCCCAGCACTTCCCGCGCCGCCGGCAGAGCTGACAGGGTTCGGGCCAGTTTTTCCATGGCCTTCTTCTCCAGTTGCCGGATACGCTCCCGAGTCAGGCTGAGCATCTCCCCCAGTTCGGCCAGGGTCTTGGTCTCCTCCTCCAGGAAACGATGCTGCACGATGAGTCGTTCCCGGTGGTCCAACCCGGCCATTCCTTCGGAAACAAGCTGCTTGACCCGAAGCTGATGTTGCCGCCCCATGGCACGGACTTCCGGATTGGGGCGATGGTCGGGCAGTTGGGTGAGCCGGTCTTCGCCATCCTCGACACTGGGAGCGTTGAGTGAGATGTCCCGCTGGTAGAGTCGGGCATCCATTTCGAGGATGGTCTCCCTGTCCACTTGAAACCGTTGGGCCAGCTCTTCGGCTTCGTCGTGGCTGAGGATGGAGGCGTCCAGCCGGTTCTGCCGCAGCTTGAAGAAGAGCCGCCGCTTCATCTGGGTGGTGCCGATCTTGACCAGGCTCCAGGTTTGCAGAATGAATTCGTGAATGGCGGAGCGGATCCACCAGAGAGCGAAGGTCGCCAGGCGGGCGCCCCGGCTGGGATCGAAGCGTTTGACCGCCTGCATGAGCCCCAGGGTGCCCTCCTGAACCAGATCGGGCAGATGAGAATGGTACCCGAGGTATTCCCGGGCGATTTTGACCACCAGGCGCAGATGGCTGCAGACCAGTTGATGGGCGGCTTCCAGATCCTCCTGCAGGCGAAAGCGCTCGAAAAGGGCCTCCTCCTCTTTGGCGGAGAGGTAGGGATAGTTCTGCACGGTGGTCAAAAAGCGTTCAAAAGCGCCGTCCTGCAGACCAACAGGTACCGGCAGGGTTCTGGATCCGTGTACGACGGGCAGACTTGTATTCATGAAAACCTCCAATTCATTGCGTCGGACAGTATCCTTTGTAGGAGTAATTTGGAGGAATGGCAAGTTTTTATGAGTCGGCCGGGCCACTTGACCGGGCTTCCAGACTTTCCCAGCGGTGAAACAGGGCGGCCAGCTCGGTTTCGAGGGCGCCCAGGCGGATGTGATCGGTGTTGATCTCGGCGGGGGGCCGGCGGTAGTAGTCCGGCGCGGCCAGGCGGGTTTGGAGGGTGGCGATCTCCCGTTCCAGTTGCTCGATGCGCGGGGGCAGCTCCTCCAGCTCCCGGTTTTCCCGAAAACTCAGTCGTTTGGTCGCCGGGGCTTTTTTGCTGTTTTCCCCACGGGGCGGAAGAGTCGGGGAGGGCGTCTTGCGCGATTCTTCCCCTGCCGGGGCATCGGCCTCGGGGCGTTGGGCCAGCCAGTCTTCGTAGCCGCCGACCGACTCGGCGAGAAGTCCGTTTTCCTGGAAGATGAATATCGACGTGACCACGTTGTCCAGAAAGGCCCGGTCGTGGCTGACCAGCAGTACGGTGCCAGGGTAGAGCAGCAACTGCTCCTCCAGCAGTTCCAGGGTCTCCACGTCGAGGTCGTTGGTGGGTTCGTCCAGTACCAGGAGATTGGAGGGTTTGGCGAAGAGCCGGGCCAGCATGAGGCGGTTGCGCTCCCCCCCCGAAAGGGTCGATGCGGGCGCACGGGCCTGATCGGGGGTGAAAAGGAACTCCTGCAGATAGGAGATCAGATGGCGGGAGCGTCCGCCGGCCCGGATGGTGTCGCCGCCGTCGCTGAGATTTTCCATGACGGAGACGTTGGGATCGATGACGCTGCGATGCTGGTCGAAGTAGCAGACTTCGATGCCGCTGCCCAGACGCAGGTTGCCGCTTTCGGGGGCGATCCGGCCCAGCAGCAGATTGATCAGGGTGGTTTTGCCGCAGCCGTTGGGACCGATGATGCCCACCTTGTCACCCCGCAGGATGGTGGTGGAAAAATCCCGCACGATCGGTTTGTTCTCCCAGGCGTAGGTGAGCTTGCGGGCTTCGATGACCAGGCGCCCGGAACGTTGACCGTCGGAGATGGTGAAGGAGGCGCTTCCGGGAGTGTCCCGACGGGCCCGCCGCTGTTTGCGCATCTCCAGCAGGGCCCGCACCCGTCCTTCGTTGCGGGTGCGCCGCTCTTTGACCCCCTTGCGGATCCAGACCTCCTCCAGGGCCAGTTTTTTGTCGAACAGGGCGTTTTGTTTGCTTTCGACCTCCAGTGCCGCCTGTTTGCCGTCCAGATAGTTCTGATAGTTGCCGGGCCAGGAGGTGAGGCGCCCCCGGTCCAGTTCGAGGATGCGGGTGGCCAGACGGCGCAGAAAGGCCCGGTCGTGGGTGACGAAGAGCAGTGCCTGGGGCCAGGTGAGGAGGAAATTTTCCAGCCACTCCACCGCCTGGATATCCAGATGGTTGGTCGGTTCGTCGAGCAGCAGAAGGTCCGGGGAGGTGACCAGGGCCTGGGCCAGCAGCACGCGACGCCGGGTGCCGCCGGAGAGGCTGGCGAAGGGTGCGCTCCCGTCGAGCTGCATGCG from Magnetococcales bacterium carries:
- a CDS encoding protein-L-isoaspartate(D-aspartate) O-methyltransferase, whose translation is MVARQIRARGVADPRVLRAMEEVPREWFVDGVEPSLAYGDHPLGIGWGQTISQPYMVAAMAELLNLKGGETVLEIGTGSGYGAAILSRLAARVVSVERHTALLEEARFRWQRLGLDTILGVPGDGSLGYPAKAPYDAICVTAAAPSLPEALLGQLRSFHSRLVIPVGSRLRQTLQVVCRTLRNQPLVQNAFDCVFVPLIGKQGWPSAPHEPR
- a CDS encoding serine/threonine protein kinase — protein: MKNKAITIKQFKDLKPDRILAAVESQGFRCDGTLLPLNSFENRVYQVGIEEETPLVVKFYRPGRWPRRAIREEHAFMQELNQQGLRLAHPLADIRGNTLHRLGHISFALMPRLRGRNPDMEDPVILERIGITLGKVHAVGGRRRFEHRPTLDVKHVGTRACREIDASGLLPKPLRKEFQLLTNRVRFAIRKGYERVGKVPLIRLHGDCHPGNILLDGPVVQFMDFDDCGTGPAIQDLWTLMPDDAALQGQTLSHLLKGYTREYPFNREELHLVEPLRTLRMLHHAAWVVQHWGDPAFPKAFPHMTEVSHWENYLVALEGQLARLTLHPDAVIAL
- a CDS encoding glucosaminidase domain-containing protein — protein: MRSDRYRMMTGRAGLSALIMAGMLSGGCAATLIQGSDATSTRVEQPAGPNGTTTTQEGGLNLSLREASGIPSPVSFVDSAQELEWSRQKDLEQVYLSRLATLEKQVNRAGQAEVCLKLAQFYASQLRDGARALQYGQKALDHVEDARLIGPENESDAHFRQAPLAAMDEGMRQKQGAQAVDTAKRNFYDLIERMALVTLEQTSFLLGDDAKAGEYRKRQSGTGLTGKVPLPLPKPLARKPSAKPSHSPDASSSGSLSLENDRSTPSESPSLTTLSEVDDAHGLRNLPERRSEKSQVSVPDFTAIFPMDARKRHFISFFVPFIEKENRRLLEERHRVQMLQARYQGGESLSVEEYRWLGERAESFRVESTLAENGNGFFRDLLSRIDLVPVSLILAQGIAESAWGTSRFARAGYNYFGHMCNTPGCGIVPRERRPGNRNEAKRFETPEDSILAHIEALNTKESYQGFRDLRVKLRQKGGEITGVGMLPGLSTYAATGHRYLRYLEQIFEENTLTRFDKPRRAENQTEEAANK
- a CDS encoding RNA polymerase factor sigma-32 gives rise to the protein MNTSLPVVHGSRTLPVPVGLQDGAFERFLTTVQNYPYLSAKEEEALFERFRLQEDLEAAHQLVCSHLRLVVKIAREYLGYHSHLPDLVQEGTLGLMQAVKRFDPSRGARLATFALWWIRSAIHEFILQTWSLVKIGTTQMKRRLFFKLRQNRLDASILSHDEAEELAQRFQVDRETILEMDARLYQRDISLNAPSVEDGEDRLTQLPDHRPNPEVRAMGRQHQLRVKQLVSEGMAGLDHRERLIVQHRFLEEETKTLAELGEMLSLTRERIRQLEKKAMEKLARTLSALPAAREVLG
- a CDS encoding ATP-binding cassette domain-containing protein, which gives rise to MPLIQLAQVTLALGGPPLLDEANLVLDKGERVCLIGRNGMGKTTLLRLLAGEMPPDQGEVVRAPGLRIARLPQEVPELGGLSTLEVVARGFGDEAGRAVAAWHQMEKTGVTGCALTPDQVHDAMLHLDGWGMESAVLAQLTRMQLDGSAPFASLSGGTRRRVLLAQALVTSPDLLLLDEPTNHLDIQAVEWLENFLLTWPQALLFVTHDRAFLRRLATRILELDRGRLTSWPGNYQNYLDGKQAALEVESKQNALFDKKLALEEVWIRKGVKERRTRNEGRVRALLEMRKQRRARRDTPGSASFTISDGQRSGRLVIEARKLTYAWENKPIVRDFSTTILRGDKVGIIGPNGCGKTTLINLLLGRIAPESGNLRLGSGIEVCYFDQHRSVIDPNVSVMENLSDGGDTIRAGGRSRHLISYLQEFLFTPDQARAPASTLSGGERNRLMLARLFAKPSNLLVLDEPTNDLDVETLELLEEQLLLYPGTVLLVSHDRAFLDNVVTSIFIFQENGLLAESVGGYEDWLAQRPEADAPAGEESRKTPSPTLPPRGENSKKAPATKRLSFRENRELEELPPRIEQLEREIATLQTRLAAPDYYRRPPAEINTDHIRLGALETELAALFHRWESLEARSSGPADS